One Candidatus Thiopontia autotrophica genomic window, TTGATACGAGCATCAATACTGCGATCCATTACATCCTGTTCATACGCATGTATCTGAGTCACAAGATAGTCTCTACTCAGTACCCTGCCCACTTTATCAAGAAAGATCTGCAATAAAACCGTATCTGCTGGACTAAGGTCAACCTCTTCACCATCTCTGACTAAGATATGTGATTCACGATTAAATTTGTTCTTTCCAAAGACCACCACTTTCTCTTCTCTATTCTGTTTTACCAGCAGTGACTCTCTGCTGCGGATCATTGCCTTGATTTTCTCCAGCAGCTCTCTTGGATCAAAAGGTTTTCTTAGGTAGTCGTCACCACCGCTTTGAAGACCAGCAACAACATCGTCTGTTCTGGTAAGGGCAGATACGAATAGAATTGGTATGGTATTTCCAGATCCACGAATGTGGCTAGCGACATCCAAGCCACTACCATCAGGCAGCATTACATCAAGTATTATCAGCGCAGGATTCTCCCTGGATAGAATATCCTCTACCTCAGAACCATACTCTGTCAAGATCACTGCAAAGTTGTTTTCTTCAAGAAGAGTGCGGACAGCACCAGCCAATCCACAGTCATCCTCAACGATAAGAATTTTTTTATCCATGCCCATCCTCCATCCAGCGCTATAAAGCACCTTCATGGTTCCCTTCCCCTGAGGGTAGTTCATAAAAACCTAATGTAAAGATTTTATTGAATATTAATGTGTCTTTGACCAATATCCATATTCGTTATAGATATAAATCAATAAATCACAATGTAATAATAGCGATTGTTTGTTACCAAACTGTTACCACAACCAACCAAAACCCAACATATGGTTTATCTATTGAGCGCTCTATCAACCCATTCGATGGCCACAAACAGGCCGAACTGCGTGTTTTCTCTACAACGATATCCCAAGAATAACGAATGGGTGAATGGCTAAAATTGCAAACATCGAGAACATAAGCAGGGCAGCCAGAACAACCAACCTTTCACTAATGGGATCAAGTAGTGCCTTGAAACGGTTTTTACCTGTTTTTTTCATAATCAATCCTTGTCTATGAAAATTTCAGACCACAGTCTAATCTATGACTGTTACCGCATGATGACCATATATAGATATATCCGTGAGCCTGAACACCACTTTTGACAATAACTCGAGATGCCCTAGACAACGAGCATTTTTACGATGCCGAGGTCTATATCCTCATTTTGGTTATCGCAGAACACCTTCTTTACCTGGCTCAAGAGCGGCAAAACCTCTACAGGATCAACGGAACAATAGACCTTATTATGTACACGCCTGGATTGAATTACGCCAGCTTTTCTTAGAGTCTCAATGTGCTGGGATATGTTGCTTTGGGTGGTACCAACAGATGCCAGAACATCACTAACTGTTTTTGCTTGATCACCCAGATAACAGAGTATCTTCAGTCTGGTTGGATGGCTCATGGCCTTTAATACGTCAGAAACTCTCTCCATCTCTGTTGCATTTAGTAGCATTTCAGTTTTATCTGTCATGCCTATCACCCAAGCTAACTAGACAGATAACCATCTTTTGGATCACTGACGCCACGCATGCTGGGAAAGGTCTGCTTCTCAAATTTTTCTGCAATTCTGCGTATGCAGATGACACACCCCTCTTTGCCCAACAACACATCAGAAAATTTCTTGTTTACTTTATGCCCAAACTGATCTGAAATCTCCACCTCTTCTTTCGTGGGTAGTACACGAGCCTTTAGGCCGAACTGATTCAGCACATTCCAAAAATCAACAAACCCCTCAATATCATATCCTGCAGCTCTCATCTCACTCCTCCTCAACACAACAAAATCCTTAACAGTCACTCATTACAGCGCTCGATCGAGTAACATTGCTTCTCATGGTATGATAAGAATTACGTATATGTCAATTAGCACAACTCTTAATTGACATAGCTCATGATAGTTGTTTGCAATGACCAATCAATCTACACAAGGGATTGCAAGATGGGGGATTACAAGCAGTTATTGAGTGACCAGTCTGACTTATTGGTTGATCTTTCAGTCATCAGGAATAGATGTAACAGGGGTTCCTTTACAATCCCTCAGATGGTGAATGAGCTGAGGTTAAGCTGGTAATAGAGATCGTAAAAATCCCTACTTAACGCACATTAAATAAAGATGTGAGGGTTCCACTGAGCCGGGACTCATCTCTTTTTTTCGACAATTCTCTGTAGCTCTCCTGCTTTTCTCTATTTTCAGCAAATATTTTCTCAAGCTGTTTTTTGAGCGCAGCAGACTGCTCTGTATTGGCGTGGCGTCCCTGAATATTCATCTCTATTTCCTTTAGCTAGGGATTAAACTTGGTGTCCCTCTCCACCAAAGTTTCTACGCCTCCTCCAGTGGCGGGACACTTTTAACAATACACAATATTTTGAGGGAAGTTATGACAAACTAATGTGTCATAACCCAAGAAAACAGTCTGATACGACGGTCTCTTGCCAAGCCAGTGTCTATTTGCATGAGAGCCGGGGAGCCTTTGATTTAGTCATCCTAGAGCAGCACCTGCTCCATCCCGCCTCCATTTACCCTGTCCAGAAACTGCTGTTGCCACTGGTCACCATGCAGCTTTTTCACTATCTCAACCACCAGATAGTCTACTTTCAATCCCGTGCTCTCTTGATAACGGATCAACCCCTGCTGGCAAGATGGGCAGGAGGTGAGAATTTTTTCTACGCTGCTGAGCCCGCTGATATCCTTTTTCAGCTCCTGCTCTTTTCTGAACTTCACCTGAGTTGCAATATCGGGACGGGTAACGGCAAAGGTTCCGGACTCGCCACAGCAGCGATCTGATAGCTGCACCTTAGAACCGGTCAGCCCCGATGCCACCTGGATTGAGTCAAACTGCTTCATTGGGCTATGACAGGGATCATGGAATAGATATTTTTCACTGTTCTCTTCCAGCTTGACCCCCTTCTTCAGCAGATATTCATGGATATCAAGCAGACGACAGCCGGGGAATATCTTCTCAAACTCGTACTGCATCAGCTGATCCATACAGGTGCCGCAGGATACCAGTACAGTTTTTATATCAAGGTAGTTGAGGGTGTTGGCGATACGATGGAAAAGGATGCGATTACCCATCGAGATCTGGTGCCCCTTCTCCTCATCACCAGAGGCACGTTGCGGATAGCCACAACATAGATACCCAGGAGGAAGGACTGTCTGCACATCCAGCGCATAGAGCATGCTAAGTGAGGCCATCTCCACCTCCCCGAAAAGGCGCTCGGAGCC contains:
- a CDS encoding response regulator transcription factor, translated to MDKKILIVEDDCGLAGAVRTLLEENNFAVILTEYGSEVEDILSRENPALIILDVMLPDGSGLDVASHIRGSGNTIPILFVSALTRTDDVVAGLQSGGDDYLRKPFDPRELLEKIKAMIRSRESLLVKQNREEKVVVFGKNKFNRESHILVRDGEEVDLSPADTVLLQIFLDKVGRVLSRDYLVTQIHAYEQDVMDRSIDARINRLRKKIEDDPSSPDFLITIRGFGYRFSLDKVTK
- a CDS encoding winged helix-turn-helix transcriptional regulator, with the protein product MTDKTEMLLNATEMERVSDVLKAMSHPTRLKILCYLGDQAKTVSDVLASVGTTQSNISQHIETLRKAGVIQSRRVHNKVYCSVDPVEVLPLLSQVKKVFCDNQNEDIDLGIVKMLVV